A stretch of DNA from Candidatus Thioglobus sp.:
CATTTAATATTCCACTTCAATCACTTCAGCCCAATCAGGTTGAATATCAATATGTGACTCCACTTGACTTTTCCATCCATACCAATACTTTGGAAAAATAACCCTTTTTCTATTTTTCATCATGTAAGCACCCCACCAAGAAAAACTACTGTTTGAAACTATTCCGTATTCGCATAAGCTCATAATTGCCAAATCTGTAGCCATACTATTTTTTGATACTATTTTATTTTGTATATTTTCAAAGCAACATTCTACAAAAGAAGCGT
This window harbors:
- a CDS encoding alpha-1,2-fucosyltransferase, with protein sequence ASFVECCFENIQNKIVSKNSMATDLAIMSLCEYGIVSNSSFSWWGAYMMKNRKRVIFPKYWYGWKSQVESHIDIQPDWAEVIEVEY